A stretch of the Sinorhizobium alkalisoli genome encodes the following:
- a CDS encoding pseudoazurin, with the protein MLRRMGIMAATVLVAGGALAEEHEVKMLNKGESGAMVFEPALVKAAPGDTIRFVPADKGHNVESIKGMLPDGAGKFKSKVNEEYVMIVTVPGLYGVKCSPHFSMGMVALIQVGDVPTNVELAKAVKLPAKADERMKAALAALAP; encoded by the coding sequence ATGCTGAGAAGAATGGGTATCATGGCCGCAACCGTGCTCGTTGCCGGCGGGGCCCTTGCCGAGGAACACGAAGTAAAGATGTTGAACAAAGGCGAGAGCGGGGCGATGGTCTTCGAGCCGGCCTTAGTCAAAGCCGCGCCCGGTGACACGATCCGCTTCGTGCCGGCGGACAAGGGCCACAATGTCGAGTCGATAAAAGGCATGCTGCCCGACGGCGCGGGCAAGTTTAAAAGCAAGGTCAACGAAGAATACGTGATGATCGTCACCGTGCCGGGCCTCTACGGCGTCAAGTGCTCGCCGCACTTCTCCATGGGCATGGTGGCATTGATCCAGGTGGGCGACGTGCCGACCAATGTCGAATTGGCAAAGGCCGTGAAGCTGCCGGCGAAGGCGGACGAACGCATGAAGGCGGCGCTCGCGGCACTTGCCCCTTAG
- a CDS encoding ABC transporter ATP-binding protein has product MSGLAIESITHMWGAKRALEDVSFSVGRGEFCALLGPNGAGKSTLFGLMTRLFTPQAGAISIAGHDLAREPHGALRHIGVVFQQPTVDLDLTVRRNLLYFAALHGLFGRRAEARVMAVLERLGMAERSGERAGALNGGHRRRMEIARALMHCPSVLLLDEPTVGLDAAARVAIIDHVHRLAADDGLTVLWATHLVDEIRPSDRLIILHCGRVLASGEAGEIGGADLSGRFIALTGAVS; this is encoded by the coding sequence ATGAGCGGACTGGCGATCGAGTCGATAACCCATATGTGGGGGGCGAAGCGGGCACTCGAAGACGTGAGCTTCTCCGTCGGCCGCGGTGAGTTCTGCGCTCTCCTCGGGCCGAACGGCGCTGGCAAGTCGACGCTGTTCGGCCTGATGACGCGGCTTTTCACGCCGCAGGCTGGAGCGATCTCGATCGCCGGTCATGATCTCGCGCGCGAACCGCACGGCGCCCTTCGGCACATCGGCGTCGTCTTCCAGCAGCCGACCGTCGACCTCGATCTCACCGTCCGGCGCAATCTTCTTTATTTCGCCGCCCTCCACGGCCTTTTCGGCCGCCGCGCCGAGGCGCGAGTGATGGCGGTGCTCGAGCGACTTGGCATGGCGGAACGCTCCGGCGAAAGGGCCGGAGCGCTCAACGGCGGCCATCGGCGACGGATGGAGATTGCCCGTGCCCTGATGCACTGCCCTTCGGTCCTGCTCCTCGACGAGCCTACGGTCGGCCTTGATGCCGCCGCTCGCGTCGCCATCATCGACCACGTGCACCGGCTTGCTGCGGACGATGGCCTGACCGTGCTTTGGGCTACTCACCTCGTCGATGAGATCCGCCCGTCGGACCGACTCATCATTCTTCACTGCGGCCGCGTTCTTGCCTCCGGCGAAGCAGGTGAGATCGGCGGTGCAGATCTCAGCGGGCGGTTCATTGCGTTAACCGGAGCTGTGTCATGA
- a CDS encoding ABC transporter permease → MNAVPDLDAFAPNPPKTLNVVDTDGLDRDAQGRAALAFFHCAIVALSAILQREALRFLGQRGRLLAALVRPLVWLIVFAAGFRAALGLSITPPYQTYITYEIYIVPGLVGMILLFNGMQSSLSLVYDREMGSMRLLLTAPLPRWWLLTCKLVAGSLISVLQAYVFLAVAAAWGVRFSPGGYLAAFPAIMLGALMVGALGLVLSSFIRQLENFAGVMNFVIFPVFFLSSALYPLWKMAEASPRLRDICAINPFTHAVELIRFALYTKLDPLGLAVTIAALAVFGAAAIWGYDPARGLAARRT, encoded by the coding sequence ATGAACGCTGTGCCAGATCTGGATGCTTTCGCGCCGAACCCCCCAAAGACCCTGAACGTCGTCGATACCGACGGGCTGGATCGGGATGCGCAGGGGAGAGCTGCGCTCGCCTTTTTTCATTGCGCCATTGTCGCCCTCAGCGCCATCTTGCAGCGGGAAGCGCTGCGCTTTCTCGGCCAGCGGGGTCGGCTTCTCGCGGCGCTCGTGCGCCCGCTGGTATGGCTGATCGTCTTCGCCGCCGGTTTTCGCGCCGCGCTCGGCCTTTCGATCACGCCGCCCTACCAGACTTACATCACCTACGAGATATACATCGTCCCTGGCCTCGTCGGCATGATCCTCCTGTTCAACGGCATGCAGTCCTCGCTGAGCCTAGTCTACGACCGCGAGATGGGCTCTATGCGCCTTTTGCTGACGGCCCCGCTGCCGCGTTGGTGGCTGCTGACGTGCAAGCTCGTCGCCGGCAGCCTGATCTCGGTGCTGCAGGCCTATGTCTTTCTCGCTGTCGCAGCGGCCTGGGGCGTCCGCTTCTCACCCGGCGGCTACCTTGCTGCTTTTCCTGCCATCATGCTCGGCGCGCTGATGGTGGGAGCGCTCGGGCTTGTTCTTTCCTCGTTCATCCGGCAGCTGGAAAACTTCGCTGGCGTGATGAACTTCGTCATCTTCCCCGTCTTCTTTCTTTCGTCCGCCCTCTATCCGCTGTGGAAGATGGCGGAAGCGTCGCCGCGCCTGCGCGACATCTGCGCCATCAATCCGTTCACGCATGCAGTCGAGCTGATCCGCTTTGCCCTTTATACGAAACTCGACCCGCTCGGACTTGCCGTCACGATCGCCGCCCTTGCCGTCTTCGGCGCCGCAGCTATTTGGGGCTACGACCCGGCGCGTGGACTAGCGGCGCGGAGGACCTAG